In the genome of Oncorhynchus keta strain PuntledgeMale-10-30-2019 unplaced genomic scaffold, Oket_V2 Un_contig_2200_pilon_pilon, whole genome shotgun sequence, one region contains:
- the LOC127921319 gene encoding U6 snRNA-associated Sm-like protein LSm8 codes for MSTALESYINRTVAIVTSDGRMIVGTLKGFDQTINLILDESHERVFSSSQGVEQVVLGLYIVRGDNVAVIGEIDEDTDSSLDLGNIRAEPLNSIVH; via the exons ATGTCGACTGCCCTCGAGAGCTACATCAACC GTACAGTGGCCATCGTTACATCTGACGGACGGATGATAGTG ggcaCCCTGAAGGGCTTTGACCAGACCATCAACCTGATTCTGGATGAGAGTCATGAGCGTGTGTTCAGTTCCTCTCAGGGTGTGGAGCAGGTGGTCCTGGGACTATACATCGTCAGAGGAGACAACGT AGCTGTGATTGGGGAGATTGACGAGGACACAGATTCTTCGCTGGACCTGGGGAACATCCGCGCTGAACCCCTTAACTCTATAGTCCACTGA